The following proteins are co-located in the Betta splendens chromosome 9, fBetSpl5.4, whole genome shotgun sequence genome:
- the cdc14b gene encoding dual specificity protein phosphatase CDC14B isoform X5, which translates to MKRKSEKGRVESRKKRCAARSSSEAEPSCDIYIEITDQLYFAVLKQKIKSTAERHCFCIDEELAYENFYADFGPLNLAMFYRFCCKLTKKLKSITISRKKIIFYTCGDQKKQANAAYLIGSYAVMHLNMMPEDAYSLLVSRNSYIPFRDASFGTCTYNLNLLDCLSAVQKALRFGWLDFSNFDVEEYEHYERAENGDLNWIIPGKFLAFSGPHPKSKIENGYPLHAPEAYIPYFRKHNITAVIRLNKKMYDARRFTESGFEHHDLFFVDGSTPNDSIVRKFLNICENAEGAIAVHCKAGLGRTGTLIGCYMMKHFHLTAAEAIAWIRICRPGSIIGPQQNFVEEKQNGLWAEGDVFREKMMNDRENGKMAVTRILSGVDDITINGSNKNRPSKKEDMDLYNDEEERNGLTQGDKLRALKSKRQSRSSSGSLSQEENKIHTRSSSQSLRVILQASGQGCKTSTKPTALSDQSDSRKRTRTSLPGSGTGGRHTVSKGRKVHSSLQTVRFSRLCHSIPKARAPLLR; encoded by the exons ATGAAGCGCAAGAGCGAGAAGGGACGAGTCGAGTCGAGGAAAAAGCGCTGTGCAGCtcgcagcagctcagaggcgGAGCCAAGCTGTGATATTTACATTGAGATAACAG ATCAACTATATTTCGCCGTACTCAAGCAAAAGAtcaagagcacagctgagcgaCACTGTTTCTGCATCGACGAAGAGCTGGCGTATGAGAA CTTCTATGCGGACTTTGGTCCCCTGAACCTGGCCATGTTTTATCGCTTCTGTTGCAAGCTGACAAAGAAGCTCAAG TCAATTACAATCTCAAGAAAGAAGATTATATTTTATACATGTGGTGACCAGAAGAAACAAGCCAATGCCGCTTACCTAATAGGCTCATATGCt GTAATGCATCTAAACATGATGCCAGAGGACGCTTACAGTCTGCTTGTGTCACGGAATTCATATATTCCTTTCAG AGACGCTTCATTTGGAACCTGCACATACAATCTGAACCTCCTAGATTGCCTCAGTGCAGTGCAGAAG GCACTGCGTTTCGGCTGGTTAGACTTCTCTAACTTTGATGTAGAGGAGTATGAGCACTATGAAAGGGCAGAAAACGGAGACCTAAACTGGATCATTCCGGGGAAGTTCCTTGCATTTAGCGGGCCTCATCCCAAAAGCAAAATTGAAAATG GCTATCCTCTGCATGCTCCGGAGGCCTACATTCCCTActtcaggaaacacaacatCACTGCCGTCATCCGCCTCAACAAGAAGATGTACGATGCCAGGAGATTTACAGAGTCTGGCTTCGAACATCATGACCTGTTCTTTGTGGACGGAAGCACACCGAATGACTCCATCGTCAGAAAATTCCTCAACATCTGTGAGAACGCGGAAGGAGCCATTGCTGTTCATTGCAAAG CTGGGCTTGGAAGGACTGGAACCCTGATTGGCTGTTACATGATGAAACATTTCCACCTGACTGCTGCAGAAGCCATAGCCTGGATCCGGATCTGCCGGCCAGGGTCTATTATTGGGCCACAGCAGAACTTCGTTGAAGA GAAGCAGAATGGCCTATGGGCAGAGGGAGACGTTTTCCGGGAGAAGATGATGAACGATCGAGAGAATGGCAAGATGGCTGTGACCAGGATCCTGTCCGGAGTGGATGACATAACCATCAACGGGAGCAACAAGAACAGACCATCTAAAAAAGAGGACATGGACCTG TAtaatgatgaagaggagaggaacgGTCTTACACAGGGTGATAAACTGCGAGCTCTGAAAAGCAAGAGGCAGTCGAGGTCATCCTCAGGCTCACTATC ACAGGAGGAAAATAAGATTCACACCCGGTCATCGTCACAGTCCCTAAG GGTCATTTTGCAGGCCAGCGGTCAGGGCTGTAAGACAAGCACCAAGCCCACGGCGCTGTCCGACCAGTCGGACAGCAGGAAGAGGACCAGAACCTCACTGCCAGGCAGCGGAACAGGAGGGAG ACACACTGTCTCCAAAGGACGTAAAGTTCACAGCTCTTTGCAAACTGTCCGCTTTTCCAGACTATG TCACTCCATACCCAAAGCTAGAGCGCCTCTACTTCGATGA
- the cdc14b gene encoding dual specificity protein phosphatase CDC14B isoform X7, translated as MKRKSEKGRVESRKKRCAARSSSEAEPSCDIYIEITDQLYFAVLKQKIKSTAERHCFCIDEELAYENFYADFGPLNLAMFYRFCCKLTKKLKSITISRKKIIFYTCGDQKKQANAAYLIGSYAVMHLNMMPEDAYSLLVSRNSYIPFRDASFGTCTYNLNLLDCLSAVQKALRFGWLDFSNFDVEEYEHYERAENGDLNWIIPGKFLAFSGPHPKSKIENGYPLHAPEAYIPYFRKHNITAVIRLNKKMYDARRFTESGFEHHDLFFVDGSTPNDSIVRKFLNICENAEGAIAVHCKAGLGRTGTLIGCYMMKHFHLTAAEAIAWIRICRPGSIIGPQQNFVEEKQNGLWAEGDVFREKMMNDRENGKMAVTRILSGVDDITINGSNKNRPSKKEDMDLYNDEEERNGLTQGDKLRALKSKRQSRSSSGSLSQEENKIHTRSSSQSLRVILQASGQGCKTSTKPTALSDQSDSRKRTRTSLPGSGTGGSHSIPKARAPLLR; from the exons ATGAAGCGCAAGAGCGAGAAGGGACGAGTCGAGTCGAGGAAAAAGCGCTGTGCAGCtcgcagcagctcagaggcgGAGCCAAGCTGTGATATTTACATTGAGATAACAG ATCAACTATATTTCGCCGTACTCAAGCAAAAGAtcaagagcacagctgagcgaCACTGTTTCTGCATCGACGAAGAGCTGGCGTATGAGAA CTTCTATGCGGACTTTGGTCCCCTGAACCTGGCCATGTTTTATCGCTTCTGTTGCAAGCTGACAAAGAAGCTCAAG TCAATTACAATCTCAAGAAAGAAGATTATATTTTATACATGTGGTGACCAGAAGAAACAAGCCAATGCCGCTTACCTAATAGGCTCATATGCt GTAATGCATCTAAACATGATGCCAGAGGACGCTTACAGTCTGCTTGTGTCACGGAATTCATATATTCCTTTCAG AGACGCTTCATTTGGAACCTGCACATACAATCTGAACCTCCTAGATTGCCTCAGTGCAGTGCAGAAG GCACTGCGTTTCGGCTGGTTAGACTTCTCTAACTTTGATGTAGAGGAGTATGAGCACTATGAAAGGGCAGAAAACGGAGACCTAAACTGGATCATTCCGGGGAAGTTCCTTGCATTTAGCGGGCCTCATCCCAAAAGCAAAATTGAAAATG GCTATCCTCTGCATGCTCCGGAGGCCTACATTCCCTActtcaggaaacacaacatCACTGCCGTCATCCGCCTCAACAAGAAGATGTACGATGCCAGGAGATTTACAGAGTCTGGCTTCGAACATCATGACCTGTTCTTTGTGGACGGAAGCACACCGAATGACTCCATCGTCAGAAAATTCCTCAACATCTGTGAGAACGCGGAAGGAGCCATTGCTGTTCATTGCAAAG CTGGGCTTGGAAGGACTGGAACCCTGATTGGCTGTTACATGATGAAACATTTCCACCTGACTGCTGCAGAAGCCATAGCCTGGATCCGGATCTGCCGGCCAGGGTCTATTATTGGGCCACAGCAGAACTTCGTTGAAGA GAAGCAGAATGGCCTATGGGCAGAGGGAGACGTTTTCCGGGAGAAGATGATGAACGATCGAGAGAATGGCAAGATGGCTGTGACCAGGATCCTGTCCGGAGTGGATGACATAACCATCAACGGGAGCAACAAGAACAGACCATCTAAAAAAGAGGACATGGACCTG TAtaatgatgaagaggagaggaacgGTCTTACACAGGGTGATAAACTGCGAGCTCTGAAAAGCAAGAGGCAGTCGAGGTCATCCTCAGGCTCACTATC ACAGGAGGAAAATAAGATTCACACCCGGTCATCGTCACAGTCCCTAAG GGTCATTTTGCAGGCCAGCGGTCAGGGCTGTAAGACAAGCACCAAGCCCACGGCGCTGTCCGACCAGTCGGACAGCAGGAAGAGGACCAGAACCTCACTGCCAGGCAGCGGAACAGGAGGGAG TCACTCCATACCCAAAGCTAGAGCGCCTCTACTTCGATGA
- the cdc14b gene encoding dual specificity protein phosphatase CDC14B isoform X3, with translation MKRKSEKGRVESRKKRCAARSSSEAEPSCDIYIEITDQLYFAVLKQKIKSTAERHCFCIDEELAYENFYADFGPLNLAMFYRFCCKLTKKLKSITISRKKIIFYTCGDQKKQANAAYLIGSYAVMHLNMMPEDAYSLLVSRNSYIPFRDASFGTCTYNLNLLDCLSAVQKALRFGWLDFSNFDVEEYEHYERAENGDLNWIIPGKFLAFSGPHPKSKIENGYPLHAPEAYIPYFRKHNITAVIRLNKKMYDARRFTESGFEHHDLFFVDGSTPNDSIVRKFLNICENAEGAIAVHCKAGLGRTGTLIGCYMMKHFHLTAAEAIAWIRICRPGSIIGPQQNFVEEKQNGLWAEGDVFREKMMNDRENGKMAVTRILSGVDDITINGSNKNRPSKKEDMDLYNDEEERNGLTQGDKLRALKSKRQSRSSSGSLSQEENKIHTRSSSQSLSRVILQASGQGCKTSTKPTALSDQSDSRKRTRTSLPGSGTGGSSLCHTRLVRSLGNLHVVAGDRDPMCCEPCGSHRDTASTTANTSTLINLNMAQVHLQSLHTQS, from the exons ATGAAGCGCAAGAGCGAGAAGGGACGAGTCGAGTCGAGGAAAAAGCGCTGTGCAGCtcgcagcagctcagaggcgGAGCCAAGCTGTGATATTTACATTGAGATAACAG ATCAACTATATTTCGCCGTACTCAAGCAAAAGAtcaagagcacagctgagcgaCACTGTTTCTGCATCGACGAAGAGCTGGCGTATGAGAA CTTCTATGCGGACTTTGGTCCCCTGAACCTGGCCATGTTTTATCGCTTCTGTTGCAAGCTGACAAAGAAGCTCAAG TCAATTACAATCTCAAGAAAGAAGATTATATTTTATACATGTGGTGACCAGAAGAAACAAGCCAATGCCGCTTACCTAATAGGCTCATATGCt GTAATGCATCTAAACATGATGCCAGAGGACGCTTACAGTCTGCTTGTGTCACGGAATTCATATATTCCTTTCAG AGACGCTTCATTTGGAACCTGCACATACAATCTGAACCTCCTAGATTGCCTCAGTGCAGTGCAGAAG GCACTGCGTTTCGGCTGGTTAGACTTCTCTAACTTTGATGTAGAGGAGTATGAGCACTATGAAAGGGCAGAAAACGGAGACCTAAACTGGATCATTCCGGGGAAGTTCCTTGCATTTAGCGGGCCTCATCCCAAAAGCAAAATTGAAAATG GCTATCCTCTGCATGCTCCGGAGGCCTACATTCCCTActtcaggaaacacaacatCACTGCCGTCATCCGCCTCAACAAGAAGATGTACGATGCCAGGAGATTTACAGAGTCTGGCTTCGAACATCATGACCTGTTCTTTGTGGACGGAAGCACACCGAATGACTCCATCGTCAGAAAATTCCTCAACATCTGTGAGAACGCGGAAGGAGCCATTGCTGTTCATTGCAAAG CTGGGCTTGGAAGGACTGGAACCCTGATTGGCTGTTACATGATGAAACATTTCCACCTGACTGCTGCAGAAGCCATAGCCTGGATCCGGATCTGCCGGCCAGGGTCTATTATTGGGCCACAGCAGAACTTCGTTGAAGA GAAGCAGAATGGCCTATGGGCAGAGGGAGACGTTTTCCGGGAGAAGATGATGAACGATCGAGAGAATGGCAAGATGGCTGTGACCAGGATCCTGTCCGGAGTGGATGACATAACCATCAACGGGAGCAACAAGAACAGACCATCTAAAAAAGAGGACATGGACCTG TAtaatgatgaagaggagaggaacgGTCTTACACAGGGTGATAAACTGCGAGCTCTGAAAAGCAAGAGGCAGTCGAGGTCATCCTCAGGCTCACTATC ACAGGAGGAAAATAAGATTCACACCCGGTCATCGTCACAGTCCCTAAG CAGGGTCATTTTGCAGGCCAGCGGTCAGGGCTGTAAGACAAGCACCAAGCCCACGGCGCTGTCCGACCAGTCGGACAGCAGGAAGAGGACCAGAACCTCACTGCCAGGCAGCGGAACAGGAGGGAG CTCACTGTGCCACACCAGACTGGTCAGGTCCCTAGGCAACTTGCATGTAGTGGCTGGCGACAGGGACCCGATGTGTTGTGAGCCATGTGGCAGCCATAGAGACACAGCCAGTACCACAGCCAACACAAGCACTCTCATCAACTTAAACATGGCACAGGTCCACCTGCAG TCACTCCATACCCAAAGCTAG
- the cdc14b gene encoding dual specificity protein phosphatase CDC14B isoform X1 codes for MKRKSEKGRVESRKKRCAARSSSEAEPSCDIYIEITDQLYFAVLKQKIKSTAERHCFCIDEELAYENFYADFGPLNLAMFYRFCCKLTKKLKSITISRKKIIFYTCGDQKKQANAAYLIGSYAVMHLNMMPEDAYSLLVSRNSYIPFRDASFGTCTYNLNLLDCLSAVQKALRFGWLDFSNFDVEEYEHYERAENGDLNWIIPGKFLAFSGPHPKSKIENGYPLHAPEAYIPYFRKHNITAVIRLNKKMYDARRFTESGFEHHDLFFVDGSTPNDSIVRKFLNICENAEGAIAVHCKAGLGRTGTLIGCYMMKHFHLTAAEAIAWIRICRPGSIIGPQQNFVEEKQNGLWAEGDVFREKMMNDRENGKMAVTRILSGVDDITINGSNKNRPSKKEDMDLYNDEEERNGLTQGDKLRALKSKRQSRSSSGSLSQEENKIHTRSSSQSLSRVILQASGQGCKTSTKPTALSDQSDSRKRTRTSLPGSGTGGSSLCHTRLVRSLGNLHVVAGDRDPMCCEPCGSHRDTASTTANTSTLINLNMAQVHLQTHCLQRT; via the exons ATGAAGCGCAAGAGCGAGAAGGGACGAGTCGAGTCGAGGAAAAAGCGCTGTGCAGCtcgcagcagctcagaggcgGAGCCAAGCTGTGATATTTACATTGAGATAACAG ATCAACTATATTTCGCCGTACTCAAGCAAAAGAtcaagagcacagctgagcgaCACTGTTTCTGCATCGACGAAGAGCTGGCGTATGAGAA CTTCTATGCGGACTTTGGTCCCCTGAACCTGGCCATGTTTTATCGCTTCTGTTGCAAGCTGACAAAGAAGCTCAAG TCAATTACAATCTCAAGAAAGAAGATTATATTTTATACATGTGGTGACCAGAAGAAACAAGCCAATGCCGCTTACCTAATAGGCTCATATGCt GTAATGCATCTAAACATGATGCCAGAGGACGCTTACAGTCTGCTTGTGTCACGGAATTCATATATTCCTTTCAG AGACGCTTCATTTGGAACCTGCACATACAATCTGAACCTCCTAGATTGCCTCAGTGCAGTGCAGAAG GCACTGCGTTTCGGCTGGTTAGACTTCTCTAACTTTGATGTAGAGGAGTATGAGCACTATGAAAGGGCAGAAAACGGAGACCTAAACTGGATCATTCCGGGGAAGTTCCTTGCATTTAGCGGGCCTCATCCCAAAAGCAAAATTGAAAATG GCTATCCTCTGCATGCTCCGGAGGCCTACATTCCCTActtcaggaaacacaacatCACTGCCGTCATCCGCCTCAACAAGAAGATGTACGATGCCAGGAGATTTACAGAGTCTGGCTTCGAACATCATGACCTGTTCTTTGTGGACGGAAGCACACCGAATGACTCCATCGTCAGAAAATTCCTCAACATCTGTGAGAACGCGGAAGGAGCCATTGCTGTTCATTGCAAAG CTGGGCTTGGAAGGACTGGAACCCTGATTGGCTGTTACATGATGAAACATTTCCACCTGACTGCTGCAGAAGCCATAGCCTGGATCCGGATCTGCCGGCCAGGGTCTATTATTGGGCCACAGCAGAACTTCGTTGAAGA GAAGCAGAATGGCCTATGGGCAGAGGGAGACGTTTTCCGGGAGAAGATGATGAACGATCGAGAGAATGGCAAGATGGCTGTGACCAGGATCCTGTCCGGAGTGGATGACATAACCATCAACGGGAGCAACAAGAACAGACCATCTAAAAAAGAGGACATGGACCTG TAtaatgatgaagaggagaggaacgGTCTTACACAGGGTGATAAACTGCGAGCTCTGAAAAGCAAGAGGCAGTCGAGGTCATCCTCAGGCTCACTATC ACAGGAGGAAAATAAGATTCACACCCGGTCATCGTCACAGTCCCTAAG CAGGGTCATTTTGCAGGCCAGCGGTCAGGGCTGTAAGACAAGCACCAAGCCCACGGCGCTGTCCGACCAGTCGGACAGCAGGAAGAGGACCAGAACCTCACTGCCAGGCAGCGGAACAGGAGGGAG CTCACTGTGCCACACCAGACTGGTCAGGTCCCTAGGCAACTTGCATGTAGTGGCTGGCGACAGGGACCCGATGTGTTGTGAGCCATGTGGCAGCCATAGAGACACAGCCAGTACCACAGCCAACACAAGCACTCTCATCAACTTAAACATGGCACAGGTCCACCTGCAG ACACACTGTCTCCAAAGGACGTAA
- the cdc14b gene encoding dual specificity protein phosphatase CDC14B isoform X9: protein MKRKSEKGRVESRKKRCAARSSSEAEPSCDIYIEITDQLYFAVLKQKIKSTAERHCFCIDEELAYENFYADFGPLNLAMFYRFCCKLTKKLKSITISRKKIIFYTCGDQKKQANAAYLIGSYAVMHLNMMPEDAYSLLVSRNSYIPFRDASFGTCTYNLNLLDCLSAVQKALRFGWLDFSNFDVEEYEHYERAENGDLNWIIPGKFLAFSGPHPKSKIENGYPLHAPEAYIPYFRKHNITAVIRLNKKMYDARRFTESGFEHHDLFFVDGSTPNDSIVRKFLNICENAEGAIAVHCKAGLGRTGTLIGCYMMKHFHLTAAEAIAWIRICRPGSIIGPQQNFVEEKQNGLWAEGDVFREKMMNDRENGKMAVTRILSGVDDITINGSNKNRPSKKEDMDLYNDEEERNGLTQGDKLRALKSKRQSRSSSGSLSQVVVFCCSLMGTVWPMCCLPFKR from the exons ATGAAGCGCAAGAGCGAGAAGGGACGAGTCGAGTCGAGGAAAAAGCGCTGTGCAGCtcgcagcagctcagaggcgGAGCCAAGCTGTGATATTTACATTGAGATAACAG ATCAACTATATTTCGCCGTACTCAAGCAAAAGAtcaagagcacagctgagcgaCACTGTTTCTGCATCGACGAAGAGCTGGCGTATGAGAA CTTCTATGCGGACTTTGGTCCCCTGAACCTGGCCATGTTTTATCGCTTCTGTTGCAAGCTGACAAAGAAGCTCAAG TCAATTACAATCTCAAGAAAGAAGATTATATTTTATACATGTGGTGACCAGAAGAAACAAGCCAATGCCGCTTACCTAATAGGCTCATATGCt GTAATGCATCTAAACATGATGCCAGAGGACGCTTACAGTCTGCTTGTGTCACGGAATTCATATATTCCTTTCAG AGACGCTTCATTTGGAACCTGCACATACAATCTGAACCTCCTAGATTGCCTCAGTGCAGTGCAGAAG GCACTGCGTTTCGGCTGGTTAGACTTCTCTAACTTTGATGTAGAGGAGTATGAGCACTATGAAAGGGCAGAAAACGGAGACCTAAACTGGATCATTCCGGGGAAGTTCCTTGCATTTAGCGGGCCTCATCCCAAAAGCAAAATTGAAAATG GCTATCCTCTGCATGCTCCGGAGGCCTACATTCCCTActtcaggaaacacaacatCACTGCCGTCATCCGCCTCAACAAGAAGATGTACGATGCCAGGAGATTTACAGAGTCTGGCTTCGAACATCATGACCTGTTCTTTGTGGACGGAAGCACACCGAATGACTCCATCGTCAGAAAATTCCTCAACATCTGTGAGAACGCGGAAGGAGCCATTGCTGTTCATTGCAAAG CTGGGCTTGGAAGGACTGGAACCCTGATTGGCTGTTACATGATGAAACATTTCCACCTGACTGCTGCAGAAGCCATAGCCTGGATCCGGATCTGCCGGCCAGGGTCTATTATTGGGCCACAGCAGAACTTCGTTGAAGA GAAGCAGAATGGCCTATGGGCAGAGGGAGACGTTTTCCGGGAGAAGATGATGAACGATCGAGAGAATGGCAAGATGGCTGTGACCAGGATCCTGTCCGGAGTGGATGACATAACCATCAACGGGAGCAACAAGAACAGACCATCTAAAAAAGAGGACATGGACCTG TAtaatgatgaagaggagaggaacgGTCTTACACAGGGTGATAAACTGCGAGCTCTGAAAAGCAAGAGGCAGTCGAGGTCATCCTCAGGCTCACTATC GCAGGTGGTagtgttctgctgcagcctcatggGCACGGTGTGGCCGATGTGTTGCCTGCCGTTCAAAAGatag
- the cdc14b gene encoding dual specificity protein phosphatase CDC14B isoform X6 gives MKRKSEKGRVESRKKRCAARSSSEAEPSCDIYIEITDQLYFAVLKQKIKSTAERHCFCIDEELAYENFYADFGPLNLAMFYRFCCKLTKKLKSITISRKKIIFYTCGDQKKQANAAYLIGSYAVMHLNMMPEDAYSLLVSRNSYIPFRDASFGTCTYNLNLLDCLSAVQKALRFGWLDFSNFDVEEYEHYERAENGDLNWIIPGKFLAFSGPHPKSKIENGYPLHAPEAYIPYFRKHNITAVIRLNKKMYDARRFTESGFEHHDLFFVDGSTPNDSIVRKFLNICENAEGAIAVHCKAGLGRTGTLIGCYMMKHFHLTAAEAIAWIRICRPGSIIGPQQNFVEEKQNGLWAEGDVFREKMMNDRENGKMAVTRILSGVDDITINGSNKNRPSKKEDMDLYNDEEERNGLTQGDKLRALKSKRQSRSSSGSLSQEENKIHTRSSSQSLSRVILQASGQGCKTSTKPTALSDQSDSRKRTRTSLPGSGTGGSHSIPKARAPLLR, from the exons ATGAAGCGCAAGAGCGAGAAGGGACGAGTCGAGTCGAGGAAAAAGCGCTGTGCAGCtcgcagcagctcagaggcgGAGCCAAGCTGTGATATTTACATTGAGATAACAG ATCAACTATATTTCGCCGTACTCAAGCAAAAGAtcaagagcacagctgagcgaCACTGTTTCTGCATCGACGAAGAGCTGGCGTATGAGAA CTTCTATGCGGACTTTGGTCCCCTGAACCTGGCCATGTTTTATCGCTTCTGTTGCAAGCTGACAAAGAAGCTCAAG TCAATTACAATCTCAAGAAAGAAGATTATATTTTATACATGTGGTGACCAGAAGAAACAAGCCAATGCCGCTTACCTAATAGGCTCATATGCt GTAATGCATCTAAACATGATGCCAGAGGACGCTTACAGTCTGCTTGTGTCACGGAATTCATATATTCCTTTCAG AGACGCTTCATTTGGAACCTGCACATACAATCTGAACCTCCTAGATTGCCTCAGTGCAGTGCAGAAG GCACTGCGTTTCGGCTGGTTAGACTTCTCTAACTTTGATGTAGAGGAGTATGAGCACTATGAAAGGGCAGAAAACGGAGACCTAAACTGGATCATTCCGGGGAAGTTCCTTGCATTTAGCGGGCCTCATCCCAAAAGCAAAATTGAAAATG GCTATCCTCTGCATGCTCCGGAGGCCTACATTCCCTActtcaggaaacacaacatCACTGCCGTCATCCGCCTCAACAAGAAGATGTACGATGCCAGGAGATTTACAGAGTCTGGCTTCGAACATCATGACCTGTTCTTTGTGGACGGAAGCACACCGAATGACTCCATCGTCAGAAAATTCCTCAACATCTGTGAGAACGCGGAAGGAGCCATTGCTGTTCATTGCAAAG CTGGGCTTGGAAGGACTGGAACCCTGATTGGCTGTTACATGATGAAACATTTCCACCTGACTGCTGCAGAAGCCATAGCCTGGATCCGGATCTGCCGGCCAGGGTCTATTATTGGGCCACAGCAGAACTTCGTTGAAGA GAAGCAGAATGGCCTATGGGCAGAGGGAGACGTTTTCCGGGAGAAGATGATGAACGATCGAGAGAATGGCAAGATGGCTGTGACCAGGATCCTGTCCGGAGTGGATGACATAACCATCAACGGGAGCAACAAGAACAGACCATCTAAAAAAGAGGACATGGACCTG TAtaatgatgaagaggagaggaacgGTCTTACACAGGGTGATAAACTGCGAGCTCTGAAAAGCAAGAGGCAGTCGAGGTCATCCTCAGGCTCACTATC ACAGGAGGAAAATAAGATTCACACCCGGTCATCGTCACAGTCCCTAAG CAGGGTCATTTTGCAGGCCAGCGGTCAGGGCTGTAAGACAAGCACCAAGCCCACGGCGCTGTCCGACCAGTCGGACAGCAGGAAGAGGACCAGAACCTCACTGCCAGGCAGCGGAACAGGAGGGAG TCACTCCATACCCAAAGCTAGAGCGCCTCTACTTCGATGA